One window from the genome of Streptococcus salivarius encodes:
- a CDS encoding GNAT family N-acetyltransferase, whose translation MAEQELVIEEAQREDAASLARLLETVALESDFLAQDARSSILSAEQLASYIEGHQHMLNEICLVAKLGREVIGVCNVTSDQDTKTSHIGDVFIAVAKPYWGNGVGQFLMETMIDWADHTPIIRRLELTVQARNKRAVHLYQKFGFDIEGTKKRGARTKNGEFLDVYLMAKLID comes from the coding sequence ATGGCTGAGCAAGAATTAGTCATTGAGGAAGCTCAAAGAGAGGATGCTGCCTCTCTAGCTCGCTTACTAGAGACTGTAGCCTTGGAATCGGATTTTCTAGCACAAGATGCTAGAAGTTCTATACTGAGTGCCGAACAGTTAGCATCTTATATTGAAGGCCATCAGCATATGCTTAATGAGATTTGTTTGGTGGCAAAATTGGGTCGTGAGGTCATTGGTGTTTGTAATGTAACCTCTGATCAAGATACTAAGACTAGTCATATTGGTGACGTATTTATTGCGGTTGCTAAACCCTACTGGGGAAATGGTGTTGGTCAGTTTCTGATGGAAACAATGATTGACTGGGCAGATCATACACCGATTATCCGCCGCTTAGAGTTGACGGTTCAAGCACGTAATAAACGGGCGGTTCACCTCTATCAAAAATTTGGATTTGACATTGAAGGCACTAAGAAACGTGGTGCAAGAACTAAAAATGGAGAATTTCTAGATGTTTACCTTATGGCTAAACTCATAGATTAG
- the brpA gene encoding biofilm formation/cell division transcriptional regulator BrpA yields the protein MKLGRKILLMLLAIFATTVVAAGIYLTTTYNYATGELSKTFRASKAISGNSKAIQQTKPITILLMGVDTGSKERKETWEGNSDTMILVTVNPKTKKTTMTSLERDLLTDIEGSGEAKLNSAYAEGGADLAISTIQKVLDIDIDYYALINMQGMIDLVDAVGGIEVTNHFDFPISIAENEPEFQAKVEPGTHKINGEQALVYSRMRYDDPDGDYGRQKRQREVIQKVVAKLLKMDSIGSYKKILSAVSSNVQTSIDLGDTNTLRSLMGYSDALKNIKSYQLAGSDAMINGGSYQVASTEDILKVQNRIKKEVGKKKVSESNLKTSLVLYGSGSSNYGSDDFVNSKGNTASSEVSSNYEAWPSEAAGGGSVSTYNGGTTYSNNYSENTGNYVQEQGTTTPTYNNNGSGVTTYSTVPAAQ from the coding sequence ATGAAACTTGGACGAAAAATTTTATTGATGTTGTTGGCGATTTTTGCAACGACAGTAGTAGCTGCTGGTATTTACCTAACGACAACTTATAATTACGCCACAGGCGAATTGTCAAAAACGTTTAGGGCTTCTAAAGCAATTTCTGGGAATAGTAAGGCCATTCAACAGACTAAGCCTATAACTATTCTGTTGATGGGGGTAGATACAGGATCCAAAGAACGTAAGGAAACCTGGGAAGGGAACTCTGATACCATGATCTTGGTAACAGTGAACCCTAAGACTAAGAAAACAACCATGACCAGTTTGGAACGTGACCTTTTGACAGATATTGAGGGGTCGGGGGAAGCAAAACTAAATTCAGCCTATGCTGAGGGTGGTGCTGACTTGGCTATTTCAACCATTCAAAAGGTTTTAGATATTGATATTGACTATTATGCACTGATTAATATGCAGGGTATGATTGATCTGGTAGATGCTGTTGGTGGTATTGAGGTAACGAATCATTTTGATTTCCCTATTTCAATTGCAGAAAATGAACCAGAATTTCAGGCAAAAGTTGAGCCTGGAACCCATAAAATCAACGGTGAGCAAGCCTTAGTGTATTCACGTATGCGTTACGATGACCCTGATGGTGACTATGGTCGTCAAAAACGTCAACGTGAGGTTATTCAAAAAGTTGTAGCTAAGCTCTTGAAGATGGACTCGATTGGTTCTTACAAGAAAATCTTGTCAGCTGTAAGTTCAAATGTTCAAACTAGCATTGATCTTGGTGATACCAATACTCTGCGTAGCTTGATGGGCTATAGTGATGCACTTAAAAATATTAAGTCATACCAATTGGCTGGTTCGGATGCCATGATCAACGGAGGAAGCTATCAAGTGGCCTCTACTGAGGATATTCTTAAGGTGCAAAACCGTATTAAGAAGGAAGTTGGTAAGAAAAAAGTCTCTGAATCTAACCTTAAGACTAGTTTGGTTCTCTATGGATCTGGTAGCTCTAACTATGGCTCAGATGATTTTGTTAATTCTAAAGGGAACACGGCTTCAAGTGAAGTATCTTCAAATTATGAGGCTTGGCCATCTGAGGCAGCAGGTGGTGGATCGGTAAGTACCTACAATGGAGGCACTACCTATAGCAATAACTATAGTGAAAACACAGGTAATTATGTTCAGGAACAAGGTACGACAACCCCTACATACAATAATAATGGATCGGGTGTGACTACCTATAGCACTGTTCCAGCGGCACAATAA
- a CDS encoding PTS mannose/fructose/sorbose transporter subunit IIC yields the protein MSLVQIILVVIVAFIIGCSSVNDQIETYQPVVACSLIGLVTGHLELGVMLGGSLQLITMGWANVGAAMAPDASLAAVASTIILILGGQGTKGIGPAIALAVPLAVAGLALTMVVRTATVFIAHIMDSRAEAADIAGVERWHFIGMALQGLRVAIPALLLLLIPAHLVQSGLEAMPEWLKSGMTIGGGMVVAVGYAMVINMMSSREVWPFFFLGFALAALKELTLISLGIIGLCLAVMYLALEASGSNGSSNDGGSGDPLGEILEDF from the coding sequence ATGAGTTTAGTACAAATTATTTTAGTCGTAATTGTTGCTTTCATCATCGGTTGTAGCTCAGTTAACGACCAAATCGAAACATACCAGCCAGTTGTGGCTTGTTCCCTTATCGGTCTTGTTACTGGTCATCTCGAACTCGGCGTAATGTTGGGTGGTAGCTTACAGTTGATTACTATGGGATGGGCTAACGTTGGTGCTGCCATGGCACCAGATGCCTCACTTGCCGCTGTTGCTTCTACAATTATCCTTATCTTGGGTGGTCAAGGAACTAAAGGAATTGGTCCTGCCATCGCCCTTGCGGTGCCTTTGGCTGTTGCCGGTCTTGCCTTGACAATGGTTGTCCGTACAGCAACTGTCTTCATCGCTCATATTATGGATAGCCGTGCAGAAGCTGCTGATATCGCTGGTGTTGAAAGATGGCACTTTATCGGTATGGCCCTTCAAGGTCTCCGTGTTGCTATCCCTGCCCTCCTCTTGCTCTTGATTCCTGCACACCTCGTACAATCTGGTCTTGAAGCTATGCCTGAATGGTTAAAATCAGGTATGACAATCGGTGGTGGTATGGTTGTAGCCGTTGGTTATGCCATGGTTATCAACATGATGTCTAGTCGCGAAGTTTGGCCATTCTTCTTCCTTGGTTTTGCTTTGGCTGCCCTTAAAGAGTTGACCTTGATTAGTTTGGGTATCATCGGTCTCTGTCTTGCCGTTATGTACCTTGCACTTGAAGCTAGTGGTTCAAATGGTTCTTCAAATGATGGAGGATCAGGTGATCCCCTCGGTGAAATTCTGGAAGACTTTTAA
- a CDS encoding NCS2 family permease: protein MEKFFKLKEHGTDVRTEVTAGLTTFFAMSYILFVNPAMLAQTGMPAQGVFLATIIGAVAGTLMMAFYANLPYAQAPGMGLNAFFTYTVVFSLGYTWQEALAMVFLCGVISLIITVTKVRKMIIESIPTALKSAISAGIGVFLAYVGIKNAGFLKFSINPHTYTVAGKGADMAKASITASSSATPGLVAFNNPTVIVGLIGLAIAIFFIVKGIRGGVLLSILVTTIIAIFAGVVDLGSIDWHAASLTSSIKDLGQVFGAALGSKGLGSLFADVSRLPGVFMAILAFSLTDIFDTIGTLIGTGEKVGIIASTGDNNESKALDRALYSDLVGTSIGAIAGTSNVTTYVESAAGIGAGGRTGLTALVVAVLFAISSFFSPVVSIVPNAATAPILIIVGVMMLSNLKSVDWEDLSEAIPAFFTSIFMGFSYSITYGIAAGFLTYTLVKIVKGQAKDVHFIMWILDILFILNFISMAVF, encoded by the coding sequence ATGGAAAAGTTTTTCAAATTGAAAGAACATGGTACTGACGTCCGTACAGAAGTGACTGCCGGATTGACAACTTTCTTTGCCATGTCTTACATCCTCTTTGTTAACCCAGCGATGTTGGCTCAGACAGGAATGCCTGCACAAGGTGTTTTCTTAGCAACAATTATTGGTGCGGTTGCAGGGACATTGATGATGGCCTTTTATGCCAACCTACCATACGCTCAAGCGCCTGGTATGGGACTTAATGCCTTCTTCACCTATACAGTGGTCTTTTCTTTGGGGTACACTTGGCAAGAGGCCTTAGCGATGGTCTTTCTATGTGGTGTTATTTCATTGATTATCACAGTAACTAAAGTACGTAAGATGATTATTGAGTCTATTCCAACAGCCCTTAAATCTGCGATTTCAGCAGGTATAGGTGTTTTCCTTGCCTATGTGGGGATTAAAAATGCTGGTTTCTTGAAATTCTCAATTAATCCTCATACCTACACTGTAGCAGGTAAAGGTGCTGATATGGCCAAGGCTTCAATTACAGCTTCATCATCAGCTACACCAGGTTTGGTTGCCTTCAATAACCCAACTGTTATTGTCGGTTTGATTGGTCTTGCGATTGCGATTTTCTTTATCGTTAAAGGTATTCGTGGTGGTGTTCTGCTTTCAATCCTCGTAACGACTATCATTGCTATTTTTGCTGGTGTCGTTGATCTTGGAAGCATCGACTGGCACGCAGCTAGCTTGACATCATCTATCAAAGACCTTGGTCAGGTCTTTGGTGCAGCGCTTGGATCTAAGGGATTGGGTTCACTCTTTGCAGACGTTTCTCGTTTGCCTGGTGTCTTTATGGCTATTCTCGCCTTTTCGTTGACTGATATCTTCGATACTATCGGTACCTTAATCGGTACTGGTGAAAAGGTTGGTATCATTGCTTCAACAGGTGATAACAACGAATCAAAAGCTCTTGACCGTGCCCTTTACTCTGACCTTGTTGGTACAAGTATTGGTGCCATTGCAGGGACTTCAAACGTTACAACTTACGTTGAATCTGCAGCTGGTATTGGTGCTGGTGGACGTACTGGTTTGACAGCTCTTGTGGTTGCTGTGCTCTTTGCCATCTCTAGTTTCTTTAGTCCAGTGGTATCAATCGTTCCAAATGCAGCAACAGCGCCTATTCTTATTATTGTAGGTGTTATGATGCTCTCTAACCTTAAGAGTGTGGATTGGGAAGACTTGTCTGAAGCTATTCCTGCTTTCTTCACTTCTATTTTTATGGGATTCTCATATAGTATTACCTATGGTATCGCAGCTGGGTTCCTTACTTATACTTTGGTCAAAATTGTCAAAGGTCAAGCTAAGGATGTCCACTTTATTATGTGGATTTTGGATATCTTGTTTATCCTTAACTTCATCAGTATGGCTGTGTTCTAA
- the nusA gene encoding transcription termination factor NusA, producing the protein MSKEMLEAFRVLEEEKHINKEDIIDAVVESLKSAYKRRYGQSESAVVEFNEKTGDFQVYTVREVVDEVFDSRLEISLKDALAISSAYELGDKIRFEESVDEFGRVAAQSAKQTIMEKMRKQMREITYNDYKQHEGEIMQGTVERFDQRFIYVNLGTLEAQLSRQDQIPGESFKSHDVIDVYVYKVENNPKGVNVFVSRSHPEFIKRIMEQEIPEVFDGTVEIMSVSREAGDRTKVAVRSHNPNVDAIGTIVGRGGSNIKKVVSRFHPTRLDAKTGIEVPVEENIDVIQWVEDPAEFIYNAIAPAEVDYVLFDEGDSKRATVVVPDNKLSLAIGRRGQNVRLAAHLTGYRIDIKSASEYEALEAEKAEAATEEVVDEIVAEEATPVEVTTEEVTETTEAE; encoded by the coding sequence ATGAGCAAAGAAATGCTAGAAGCCTTCCGTGTCTTGGAAGAAGAAAAACACATTAACAAGGAAGACATCATCGATGCTGTGGTTGAATCACTTAAGTCAGCCTACAAGCGTCGTTATGGTCAGTCAGAATCAGCTGTAGTTGAATTCAATGAAAAAACAGGTGATTTTCAAGTTTATACCGTTCGTGAAGTTGTAGATGAAGTCTTTGATAGTCGTTTGGAAATTAGCTTGAAAGATGCACTTGCTATCAGCTCTGCTTACGAGCTTGGTGACAAGATTCGTTTTGAAGAGTCAGTCGATGAATTTGGTCGTGTTGCAGCGCAATCTGCCAAACAAACCATTATGGAAAAAATGCGCAAGCAGATGCGTGAAATCACTTATAATGACTATAAGCAACATGAAGGTGAAATCATGCAAGGAACAGTTGAACGCTTCGACCAACGTTTCATTTATGTCAATCTTGGAACGCTCGAAGCTCAATTGTCACGCCAAGATCAAATTCCTGGTGAAAGCTTTAAGTCACATGATGTCATTGATGTTTATGTTTATAAAGTTGAAAACAACCCTAAAGGTGTTAACGTCTTTGTCAGTCGTAGCCATCCAGAGTTCATCAAACGTATCATGGAACAAGAAATTCCAGAAGTATTTGATGGAACTGTAGAAATCATGAGCGTGTCTCGTGAAGCAGGTGATCGTACTAAGGTTGCTGTTCGCAGTCATAATCCTAACGTTGATGCTATTGGTACTATCGTTGGTCGTGGTGGAAGCAACATCAAGAAAGTTGTCAGCCGTTTCCACCCAACACGTTTGGATGCTAAGACAGGAATTGAAGTTCCTGTTGAGGAAAATATTGATGTTATTCAATGGGTTGAAGATCCAGCTGAATTCATCTACAATGCTATTGCACCGGCTGAAGTGGACTATGTTCTCTTCGACGAAGGTGATAGCAAACGTGCAACAGTAGTTGTGCCAGATAACAAATTATCTCTTGCAATTGGTCGTCGTGGGCAAAACGTTCGTTTGGCAGCTCATTTGACTGGTTACCGTATTGACATCAAGTCAGCTTCTGAATACGAAGCACTCGAAGCTGAAAAAGCTGAGGCTGCTACTGAGGAAGTTGTAGATGAGATTGTTGCAGAAGAAGCTACACCTGTTGAAGTCACAACAGAAGAAGTAACTGAAACAACAGAAGCAGAATAA
- a CDS encoding PTS system mannose/fructose/sorbose family transporter subunit IID — translation MADSKIKLTKADRFKAFLRSYFLLASFNYERMQNGGVAYTLIPAIKKLYQTKEERAAALKRHLEFFNTQPFMANPIFGVTLALEEERANGAEIDDAAISGVKVGMMGPLAGAGDPLFWFTLRPIFLSLGAGLAVSGNVLGPIVFFVLWNVMVAAVKWYTQEFGYRAGTAITDDLSGNLLQQVTRGASMMGMFVIGSLIQRWVSITFTPVVSVVKQQEGAYIDWDKLPKGIAGVKAAFLEQAAGKSLEANKVTTLQDNLNQLIPGLAALGLTFLCMYLLKRKVSPIVIILGIFVLAIVLHIIGVL, via the coding sequence ATGGCTGATTCAAAAATTAAATTAACAAAAGCAGATCGTTTCAAAGCTTTCTTGCGCTCATACTTCCTTTTAGCTTCATTCAACTATGAACGTATGCAAAATGGTGGTGTGGCCTACACCCTTATTCCTGCAATCAAAAAACTTTATCAAACTAAAGAAGAACGTGCTGCTGCCCTTAAGCGTCACTTGGAATTCTTTAATACACAACCTTTCATGGCTAACCCAATCTTTGGGGTTACGCTTGCCTTGGAAGAAGAACGTGCCAACGGTGCTGAGATCGATGATGCGGCTATCTCAGGGGTTAAGGTCGGTATGATGGGACCTCTTGCAGGTGCCGGTGACCCTCTCTTCTGGTTTACCCTTCGTCCAATCTTCCTTTCACTAGGAGCAGGTTTGGCTGTTTCAGGTAACGTCCTAGGCCCAATCGTCTTCTTCGTTCTCTGGAACGTCATGGTTGCCGCCGTTAAATGGTATACTCAAGAATTCGGTTACCGTGCTGGTACTGCGATTACAGACGACTTGTCAGGTAACCTTCTTCAACAAGTAACTCGTGGCGCATCAATGATGGGGATGTTCGTTATCGGTTCTCTTATCCAACGTTGGGTAAGCATTACCTTCACACCAGTTGTCTCTGTTGTTAAACAACAAGAAGGTGCTTATATCGATTGGGATAAACTTCCAAAAGGTATTGCCGGTGTTAAAGCAGCCTTCCTAGAACAAGCTGCTGGTAAATCACTCGAAGCCAACAAGGTAACAACATTGCAAGATAACTTGAACCAATTGATTCCTGGTCTTGCTGCCCTTGGTTTGACTTTCCTCTGTATGTACCTTCTTAAGAGAAAAGTTTCTCCAATCGTTATCATCTTGGGTATCTTTGTTCTAGCTATTGTGCTCCACATTATTGGTGTACTCTAA
- the rnpM gene encoding RNase P modulator RnpM — MAKTRKIPLRKSVVSGEIIDKRDLLRIVKTKDGEIFIDPTGKKNGRGAYIKLDNEEALQAKKKRAFNHSFSMDVPESFYDELIAYVDHKVKRRELGLE, encoded by the coding sequence ATGGCTAAAACACGAAAAATACCTTTACGCAAATCAGTTGTCTCAGGAGAAATCATTGATAAACGTGATTTGCTCCGCATTGTAAAAACTAAAGATGGTGAGATTTTCATTGATCCAACAGGAAAGAAAAATGGCCGAGGTGCTTACATTAAATTAGATAATGAAGAAGCTCTCCAAGCCAAAAAGAAACGTGCTTTTAACCATAGTTTCTCCATGGATGTTCCTGAAAGTTTTTATGATGAACTCATTGCTTATGTGGATCACAAGGTCAAAAGAAGAGAGTTAGGTCTTGAATAA
- a CDS encoding DUF956 family protein: MVKSLNTEMAHTTKGTWFREGPIYGNIMVGDKAFEFYNDTKLQDYVQIPWDEVTYVIADVYFGGKFIPRFEIRTKQNGRFRFASRKSRITLKEIQKRIPRESLRKAPSFIAVLKQGFKNLFRLIVKKK, encoded by the coding sequence ATGGTTAAATCGCTCAATACCGAAATGGCTCACACAACTAAGGGAACTTGGTTTCGTGAAGGGCCTATTTACGGAAATATTATGGTCGGTGATAAGGCCTTCGAATTTTACAACGATACGAAGTTACAAGATTACGTTCAAATTCCTTGGGATGAAGTCACTTATGTGATTGCCGATGTCTACTTCGGTGGTAAGTTCATTCCTCGCTTTGAAATCCGTACTAAGCAAAATGGACGTTTCCGTTTTGCCAGTCGAAAAAGCCGAATAACTTTGAAAGAAATTCAAAAAAGAATTCCTCGAGAAAGTTTACGAAAAGCACCTAGCTTTATCGCTGTCCTCAAACAAGGCTTTAAAAATCTTTTCCGACTCATTGTCAAGAAGAAATAA
- a CDS encoding PTS sugar transporter subunit IIB, with the protein MGIGIIIASHGKFAEGIHQSGSMIFGEQEKVQVVTFMPNEGPDDLYAHFKDAIAQFDADDEILVLADLWSGSPFNQASRIKEENPDRKMVIVTGLNLPMLIQAYTERMVAPDAGVEEIVANIYKETKEGVKVLPEGLIPKEDTKPADAKPSVPKGTIPEGTVLGDGKIKYVLARVDTRLLHGQVATGWTHSTHPDRIIVVSDTVCHDKLRTNMIKQAAPSGVQVHVIPIKNMVKANNDPRFGDTRAMLLFESVEDALAAVKAGVDVKEINLGSSAYKEGKVNVTKALSFDQTDVDAIKELQSLGVKFDVRGVPSDSPANVDALIKSAETKLAEKK; encoded by the coding sequence ATGGGTATCGGTATTATTATTGCTAGCCATGGTAAATTCGCTGAAGGTATTCACCAATCAGGTTCTATGATTTTTGGTGAACAAGAGAAAGTTCAAGTGGTTACTTTCATGCCAAATGAAGGTCCTGACGACTTGTACGCTCACTTCAAAGATGCCATCGCTCAATTTGACGCTGACGACGAAATTCTTGTCCTTGCAGACCTTTGGTCTGGGTCACCATTTAACCAGGCAAGCCGTATCAAGGAAGAAAATCCTGATCGCAAGATGGTTATCGTGACAGGACTCAACTTGCCAATGCTTATCCAAGCATATACGGAACGTATGGTAGCTCCTGATGCTGGGGTTGAAGAGATTGTCGCTAACATTTATAAGGAAACAAAAGAAGGCGTTAAAGTCCTTCCAGAAGGCCTTATTCCTAAAGAAGACACTAAACCAGCCGACGCTAAGCCTTCTGTTCCTAAAGGTACCATTCCTGAAGGAACCGTTCTTGGTGATGGAAAAATCAAATACGTTTTGGCTCGTGTTGACACACGTCTCCTCCACGGTCAGGTTGCGACTGGTTGGACTCACTCAACTCACCCAGACCGTATCATCGTTGTTTCAGACACTGTTTGTCATGATAAACTTCGTACAAACATGATTAAACAAGCCGCTCCATCTGGTGTTCAAGTTCACGTTATCCCAATTAAAAACATGGTTAAAGCAAACAATGACCCACGTTTTGGTGATACACGTGCTATGCTTCTCTTTGAATCTGTTGAAGATGCTCTTGCTGCTGTTAAAGCAGGTGTTGATGTTAAAGAAATCAACCTTGGTTCTTCAGCTTATAAAGAAGGAAAAGTCAACGTTACTAAAGCTCTTTCATTTGACCAAACAGATGTGGATGCTATCAAAGAGTTGCAATCATTGGGTGTCAAATTTGACGTTCGTGGGGTACCAAGTGATAGCCCAGCAAACGTTGATGCCTTGATTAAGTCAGCTGAAACTAAATTAGCAGAGAAGAAATAA
- the rimP gene encoding ribosome maturation factor RimP, producing MSQKIIDLVTAVVAPAIPEPYELVDIEYEKLGGDYVLSVLIDKPGGITVEDTADLTEIISPLLDTIQPDPFPDQYMLEVSSPGLERPLKTKEALTNAVGQYINVSLYKAIDKIKIFQGDLVAFDGETLTIDYLDKTRHKTVEIPYQTVAKARLAVKL from the coding sequence ATGTCGCAAAAAATTATTGATCTCGTGACGGCAGTCGTAGCTCCAGCTATTCCTGAGCCATACGAACTGGTCGATATCGAGTACGAAAAGCTTGGCGGTGACTATGTCTTGTCAGTTTTGATTGATAAGCCAGGTGGTATTACTGTAGAAGATACTGCAGACTTGACTGAAATTATCAGTCCCCTCTTGGATACTATTCAGCCTGATCCTTTCCCGGATCAATACATGCTGGAAGTTTCTAGTCCAGGGTTAGAGCGTCCCTTAAAAACCAAAGAAGCTTTGACAAATGCTGTTGGTCAGTATATCAATGTTAGTCTTTACAAGGCTATTGATAAGATCAAGATTTTCCAAGGTGACTTGGTGGCCTTTGATGGGGAAACCCTAACAATCGATTACCTTGATAAGACTCGCCATAAAACTGTTGAGATTCCCTATCAAACAGTTGCTAAAGCTCGTTTGGCAGTCAAACTCTAA
- a CDS encoding cyclase family protein, with amino-acid sequence MSDLLSIYNELQSKKWVDLTHKINAESPHFPALPALKQEDLFTLKDGFHVQKFTVVGQYGTHIDAPIHFVEGGRWLDEIALKDLLLPLYVIDKSKEVATNPNFILSKQDILDFEAEHGQITEGAFIAFRSDWSKRWPNQDAMRNLDENGVQQSPGWSREALEFLIHERHVKAVGHETFDTDAGIPAAEHGLVNEYYLLEQNIYQVEVLNQLDQVPAVGALISIAFPHWDKATGSPVRAVAILP; translated from the coding sequence ATGTCAGATTTACTAAGTATTTATAATGAATTGCAATCTAAGAAATGGGTTGACTTGACCCACAAAATTAATGCGGAAAGTCCACACTTTCCAGCTCTCCCAGCTTTGAAACAAGAAGACCTTTTCACATTAAAAGATGGTTTCCATGTTCAAAAATTTACAGTAGTTGGTCAATACGGAACGCATATTGATGCACCGATTCACTTTGTAGAAGGTGGTCGTTGGTTGGATGAGATTGCTCTCAAAGATCTTCTTTTACCACTCTATGTTATCGACAAGTCTAAAGAAGTTGCTACTAATCCAAACTTTATCTTGAGCAAACAAGATATCTTAGACTTTGAAGCAGAACATGGACAAATTACTGAAGGGGCCTTTATCGCTTTTCGTAGTGATTGGTCGAAGCGTTGGCCAAATCAAGATGCTATGCGCAACCTTGATGAAAATGGGGTTCAGCAAAGTCCAGGTTGGAGCCGTGAAGCTCTAGAATTCTTGATTCATGAACGCCATGTTAAGGCTGTCGGTCATGAGACTTTTGATACAGATGCGGGTATTCCAGCAGCAGAACATGGCTTGGTTAACGAATACTACCTCTTGGAACAAAACATTTATCAGGTGGAAGTCTTGAATCAATTGGATCAAGTTCCAGCTGTTGGTGCTTTGATTTCAATTGCATTTCCTCACTGGGACAAGGCGACAGGTTCCCCAGTGCGTGCAGTGGCTATTTTACCTTAA
- the tsaE gene encoding tRNA (adenosine(37)-N6)-threonylcarbamoyltransferase complex ATPase subunit type 1 TsaE yields the protein MIYSQNEEELISIGQKLGRLLNSGDIIVLSGDLGAGKTTLTKGIAKGLDISQMIKSPTYTIVREYEGRQPLYHLDVYRIGDDPDSIDLDDFLYGEGVTIIEWGELLDESLLGDYLLISISHHGDGRQLLFESFGPRSKEIQEEMVNG from the coding sequence ATGATTTACAGTCAAAATGAAGAAGAATTGATTAGTATCGGTCAAAAGCTAGGGCGACTGCTCAATTCTGGAGATATAATTGTTCTCTCAGGTGATCTGGGAGCTGGCAAAACGACCTTAACTAAAGGAATTGCCAAAGGTTTGGATATTTCTCAAATGATAAAGAGTCCAACCTATACTATTGTAAGGGAGTATGAGGGGCGACAGCCACTCTATCATTTAGATGTCTACCGCATTGGTGATGATCCTGATTCTATTGATTTGGATGATTTTCTGTATGGTGAAGGCGTGACAATCATCGAGTGGGGTGAGCTCCTAGACGAGAGTCTGTTAGGGGACTATCTCCTAATTTCGATATCACATCATGGAGACGGGCGTCAGTTGCTTTTTGAATCTTTCGGTCCTAGAAGTAAGGAGATTCAGGAGGAAATGGTAAATGGCTGA
- a CDS encoding Cof-type HAD-IIB family hydrolase encodes MTKKLIALDLDGTLLRPDGTISEFTQKTIKDVQNKGHQVVIATGRPYRMAIDHYKTLGLETPLITFNGSLTNLPDQDWAYEHSVKLDKKYLIDLLQRHDELEMDFLASEYRKHFYITMNHPERIQPQLFGVDKIIEAMRLEPAKITRNPNALLMQTRHEDKYQLADDIKKDFKEEIEVDSWGGPLNILEFSPKGINKAYALNYLLKAMRKSTNDLIAFGDEHNDTEMLELAKTGYAMKNASSILLPHANEQIEWTNEEDGVARKLQELFL; translated from the coding sequence ATGACAAAAAAATTGATTGCACTAGATCTTGATGGAACCCTCTTGCGTCCAGATGGAACTATTTCAGAATTTACACAAAAAACAATTAAAGATGTACAAAACAAAGGACACCAAGTCGTTATTGCTACAGGTCGTCCTTATCGTATGGCTATCGACCATTACAAAACACTTGGGTTAGAAACACCACTCATTACCTTTAATGGCTCCTTGACCAATCTTCCAGACCAAGACTGGGCCTATGAGCATTCGGTTAAATTAGACAAAAAATATCTGATTGACCTCCTACAACGACACGATGAGTTAGAAATGGATTTTCTGGCAAGTGAATACCGAAAACATTTCTATATCACTATGAATCACCCAGAGCGTATTCAACCACAACTCTTTGGTGTTGATAAAATCATTGAGGCTATGCGTTTGGAACCAGCAAAAATTACACGCAACCCAAATGCTCTTCTTATGCAAACTCGTCATGAGGATAAGTACCAACTAGCCGATGACATCAAGAAAGACTTCAAGGAAGAAATTGAAGTTGATTCTTGGGGTGGCCCACTTAATATTTTGGAATTTTCGCCTAAAGGCATCAACAAAGCCTACGCTCTAAACTACTTACTTAAGGCCATGCGTAAATCAACAAATGATTTGATTGCTTTCGGTGACGAACACAACGACACAGAGATGTTGGAACTTGCTAAAACTGGCTATGCCATGAAGAATGCCAGCTCTATCCTTCTTCCCCACGCTAACGAACAAATTGAGTGGACTAATGAAGAGGATGGCGTTGCTCGCAAACTTCAGGAACTCTTTTTATAA